The sequence CTGGGCCGGAAAAAGCTACGCTTCCAAGGGTTTTAAAAAAACCAGGTGGAGCCAAAAGGCCGACATCAAGGCAGCCCCCGGGCAGGCGGGGTCGATAGAGGTCTGCTATCTGAAGGCCCGGCCACCCGCCTACCGGGGGCCGTTCCTGAAGGAAGAGGTGCTGCTGCTGAATTCCCTGACCGTGATGGTAAAAACATACCTGCAGAACGTGGTTTACCAGGAACACCAGGCCAAAGCCAAGGCGGTGCTGGAGTGGCAGATAAGAAAACGGACCCGGGACCTGACCAAGGCCAACACCGACCTGCGCCGGGAGCTGGCCCTGGGGCGCCGCCGGGAGCGGCAGATCAAGACCTACCAGGAGCAGTTGAAAAGCCTGGCGGAAAAACTTTCCACCGCCGAGGAACGGGAGCGCCGGGAGATAGCCACCGACCTGCACGACCACATCGGGCAGGGGCTGGCCATGATCAAGCTTAAGCTGCAGACCCTGCAGGGCCAAAATGCAAACAGCGGCCTGGGGCGGGAGATCGAGGAGATCAAGGAGCTGTCCCAGCAGGCCATCAAATATATCCGGGGCCTGATATTTGAACTCAGCCCGCTGGTGGTATACGAACTGGGCTTTGGCGCGGCCCTGCAATGGCTGGCCGACCATTACTGGCAGAAATACAAGATGAGGGTGGTCATCAGAACTGCCGGCCGGTCCAGGGCCCTGGGGGAGGACCTAAGGATCCTGCTGTTCAAGTCGGTGCAGGAACTTTTGATCAACTCCGTCAAGCACGGCCGGGCCACCCGGGCCGAGGTCGCCGTCCGCTGGCTGCCCCGGCGCCTGGAGATCAGGGTCAGGGACCATGGTACCGGATTCGGACGGGTCACCAACGGGGAGTTCCAGCCGGACCTGAAAAGTTTCGGACTTTTCAACCTTAAGGAAAGGATCGTCCAGTACGGCGGCCAGCTGACGGTCAACAGCCGTCCGGGGCAGGGGGCCCTGGTAACCATCAGTATTGCAACCAAAGCGGGAGTTAAGGGATGAATGCCAAGATAATAGTGGCCGATGACCATCGGATGGTGCGGGAGGGCCTGCGGTCCCTGATCGAGCGCCAGCCGGGCCTGAGCGTAGTCGCCGAGGCCCGGGACGGGGCCGAAGCGGTCAGCCTGACCAAGAAGCACCGGCCGGACCTGGTGGTGATGGATATCTCCATGCCCAACCTCAACGGACTGGAGGCCATCCGCCTGATCCGGACCGAAAAGAACAAGACCCGGATCATCGTGCTCTCGATGCATGCCGACCGGCGCTACGTGGCCGAGGCCTTCAAGGCCGGAGCCGAGGGATATCTTCTCAAGGATTCGGCCTTCGGCGAGCTGACCCAGGCCATCAAGACCGTGCTTCAGGGAAAACGGTTCCTCAGCCCCTCCATCGCCGGCCTGCTGATTGACGGATACCTGACCCGGGAGGACCAGACCCAGCCCAGCGCCTACAACCTGCTTTCGGTGCGGGAGCGGGAAGTGCTGCAGATGATGGCCGAAGGCCAGGCCACCAAGCAGATCGCCAAGGTGCTGAACCTGAGCATCAAGACCATCGAAACCTACCGCAAGCAGATCATGGACAAACTCAACCTCCACAGCATCGCCCAGCTCACCAAATACGCCATCCGCGAGGGGCTGACCGACCTCTGATCCCGGGCCTTCCGGCCGCTAAGGGAAATCGAAGTCAAATTCGGGTTTTCCCTGATAGCGTCAACCTGACTTCCGTAGTAACCTTGAACCTAGAGAACCGAACCTTAATCATACAACCCCACAACAACCATAACGCAAGGAGACATTCATGTCCCACATCACCGACGTGATCGCCAAGGTCAAGGGGAAGAATCCTGGGGAGCCGGAATTCCACCAAGCGGTAGAAGAGGTCATGAAAACCCTGGAGCCCACCGTGGCCAAGCATCCCGAGTTCGTAAAGTGGAAGATCTACGAACGGATCTGCGAGCCGGACCGGGTAGTTATGTTTAGGGTGCCCTGGGTGGACGACAAGGGCGAGGTCCAGATCAACAAGGGATTCCGGGTCCAGTTCAACAACGCCATCGGGCCCTACAAGGGAGGCCTGCGCTTCCATCCCTCGGTCAACCTGGGCATCATCAAGTTTTTGGGTTTTGAGCAGATCTTCAAGAACAGCCTGACCACCCTGGCCATGGGCGGCGGCAAGGGCGGCTCGGACTTTGACCCCAAGGGCAAGAGCGACATGGAAGTGATGAAGTTCACCCAGTCATTCATGCGCGAATTGTTCCGCCATATCGGCCAGGACACCGACGTGCCCGCCGGAGACATCGGGGTGGGCGGCCGGGAGATCGGCTACATGTACGGCTATTACAAGAAGATCCGCAACGAGTTCACCGGCGTGCTGACCGGCCGGGCCCGGGAGTACGGCGGATCGCTGATCCGTCCCGAAGCCACCGGCTACGGTTCGGTCTATTTCGGGGCCGAGATGCTGGCCACCCGCAAGAAGGATTACAAGGGCCTGCGCTGCCTGGTCTCCGGCAAGGGCAACGTCACCCAGTACACCATTGAGAAGATCAACCAGCTGGGCGGCAAGGCCATCTCGATATCCGATTCGGCCGGAACCATCATCGACGAAGAAGGCATTGATGCCGAAAAACTGAAATACGTCATGAACCTGGCCGAGGTCAAACGCGGCCGGGCCAAGGAATACGCCGATACCTACAAGAGCGCCAAGTATTATGAGGGCAAAAGCGTCTGGGACGTGGTCAAGGACGGCGGCCTGAAATTCGACTGCGCCTTCCCCTCCGCCACCCAGAACGAGATCAACGAGGATCACGCCAAGGCCATGGTCAAGAACGGCTGCTTCCTGGTCTCCGAAGGGGCCAACATGCCCTCCAATCTGGCGGCCATCAAGATCTACCAGGACAACAACGTGCTGTACGGGCCGGCCAAGGCGGCCAACGCCGGCGGCGTGGCCACTTCCGGCCTGGAAATGGCCCAGCAGAGCGCCCGTTGGTACTGGGACCGCAACGAGGTCGACCAGAAGCTGCAGCGGATCATGAAGGACATCCATCAGCAGTGCCTGGATGCCTCCGAGACCTACGCTACCAAGGGCGATTACCTGGCCGGAGCCAACATCGCCGGGTTCGTCAAAGTGGCCAAGGCCATGGTGGCCCAGGGCGTGGTCTAAACTTTAGAACCCACCTTTGGTCAATGAACAAAAAAGAGCCCCGCAGAGATGCGGGGCTCTTGAGTTATTGAGAATTTTTGGCGCTTTGCAAAATATCTGTTGACAAATAATATTTTGGGCGATACAATTGCATAAATGGATGCAAGGCATCCCCAAAACAAAAAAGCTTGGCGGCAAACGACCGCCAAAAATAAAGATAACCTTATAAACGGAGAAGAACCATGGCAAAAGATCATGACATTAAAAAGGACACCAAAAAGAAAGCCGGAAAAAGCCTGATGGAAAAACGGCTGGCCAAAAAAGCCAAAAAGGCCGGGAAGTAAAAGATAGCTGGGTCAGGCATGCCTTCAGAGACAACAAGACCAGAGCAAAGCCCCGCATTGATGCGGGGCTTTGCTGTTATGCCGGCCTGTTCCAAAGTAAGACAAAAAATACTTGACTTACCTTTTTGCAAATGGTATACTTAGTGGCATAAGGAGGTATCAGACATGACCACGACAGTATTAACCACCAAGGGCCAGGTGGTGATCCCGGCGGCGATCCGCAAGCAGATGGGCATCGCCAAGGGCGCTCATTTGAGCATCGAACAGAAAGGCGGGGAAATAGTGCTAAAGCCGGTGGACATCGCTTTTTTTGCCGGAATATCAGAGTCATTCAACACCAAAGGCAGGCTGACCAAGGCTTTGCTCAAGGAACGGGCCAGGGAGCGCAAACGGGAGTCGGGTAAATGATAAAGGTGCTGGATTCATACGCCCTGCTGGCCTTTTTGGACCGGGAGCCTGGTCATGAAATAGTGGAGGCTTTGTTTTTGGAAGCGGTGGAGAGTCAAACCCAAGTAATGATGACCGCCGTCAATTATGGGGAAGTATATTATATAGTACTCAGGGAACTTGGCCAGTCCAAAGCCCAGGAACTGGAACAGGTGGTAAGCAAGCTGCCCTTGAAAGTGGTGGATGCAGACTGGGCCTTGGCCCGGCAAGCCGCCCGGATAAAAGCCCATAAAAAAATGGCCTATGCCGATTGTTTTGCGGCTGCCCTGGCCAAGCAACACCGGGGGGAAGTAGTTACCGGTGACCCGGAGTTTAAAGAAATAGAGGAAGATATCAAAGTAAGATGGCTGAGGTAGCCTTTCCTTTGGCGTTACGCCCGGTGATTCAGGCAAGAACACTAATACAAATAAGCCTTTTAACCAAAGCCTTAAACCCCTAAAAAAGCATCAATGAAGATCAAGGGCCTGATAATATTGTCGCGCAAGGAATTCGTCAAGGAGCACTTTGGGGAAGAAGCCTGGGAAAAGGTGTTCAATGAACTGCCGGTGCAGTACCTGCAGCTGATGGGCGACACCATCCTGACCACCCAGTGGTATCCCTTTGAGATCGGGGACCACATTGACAAGGCCATCGTCAAGATACTGGGAAAAGGCGATCCCCTGGTCTTTGAACAACTGGGGGCTAAATCGGCCCAGAAAAGCCTGGCCAAGGAACACCGGTCATTCCTGTCCGCCGGGGATCCCCAGGCCTTCCTGAAAAAATCCGGCACCATCTACAAATTCTATTATGATACCGGGCGCCGGGAATACCAGGCCACCGGGCCCAATTCCGGGGTGATCACCACCTATGATTCCGAAACCTATTCCCTGCCCGACTGCCTGACGGTGATCGGCTGGTACAAGGAGGCCCTGAAGATGTGCGGGGCCAAAAAAGTTGCGATGGAGGAGGAGGAGTGCCGGGCCTCGGGCGGAGACTGCTGCCGCTATAAAGTGGAATGGAAGATCTAATTCCTATCAGCCTATAAAGGGGGAACCGGTCATGGATGACATCAGAGCCCGGGGGGTAAATTTTGTCTACTCCAGGGAGTACATCCAAAGCAAGCACGGGATGAATTTTTGGGAAAAACTTCTCACCCGGCTGCCGTCTCAGACCGCCAAGTTGTGGGCCGGACCGCTGCTGAGCCTGAGCAATTATCCTTTTGCCGATTTCAAGCTGATGCTTCAAGCCCTGAGCGATGAGCTGGGAACGGAGAAAAGGGAAAAGACGGCCGAACTTTATTCCTACATTGCCGACCGCAGCCTGAGCACGCTTTACAAGGTATTCTTCAAGTTTTCCCAGCCGGCCTTCGTGCTTAAGAATTATCCCAAGTTGTGGGAGAGGTTCTTCACCAGCGGCGAGGTCACGGTGATCTCGGCGGAGAAGGGGACGGCCGAGATAAGTTTCAAGCTGCCGGAGATATTCCTGGACTGGCTGCCTTCGGCCTGCTACGGTTACTCCAAGAAAGCGGTGGAAATGGCCGGGGGAACGGGCCTGGAGCAGGAGGAGACCGAAAGAGTGAAACTACCGGACGGCGAATGGCGCATAACCTACAGGCTGAAGTGGAGCCAGTGATCGGGCCGATAAAGTAAATTAAAAGCCCCGCAATGATTGCGGGGCTTTTTGCTGGCCGGCCGGGTCACTCAGGGTGTTGGTTTTTTAAGGACGAACCTGGAATGCCCGTTCTCAACAGATTCCTCCCGCCAGCCCAGGCTCTGGTAAAAACCATAGGCCCGGTTGGCCGGATCGTGCTCGGTGGTCAGCCACAGTTCATCATGATATTGGAACAACCAGTCCTGGACCAGCAGCATCAACTTCCGGCCGATCCCCCGTCCTTCGAACTCCGGCAGCACGGCTATGACCCACATCTCCCCGTCGCTTTTGTTTGCGATCGAGAAGCCCAAAGCCCGGCCGCTTCCGTCCCGGCACAGCCAGCCCCTGTAGGTGGAGTTCAGCTTGGCGGCCACGGTCTCCTCGGTTATGCCCATCCGGATCAGATCGTCCCTGCTCAGCCGGTTCTCCTTTACCAGTGTCCTTAAAATCAGCAGTTCCGGGATATCCCGGGGTTCTATCTTCCGAAAGGCCAGGCCTGCCAGCTCTGCTTCCCTGCCGGGATGGCGGGTCTTGAGGGAAAGGATGTGGATGCTGACCCCCAGGGCCACCGCGGCCAGAACGAGCCGGACGATGAGATCGGGAATCAGAAAGATGGACAGGCTGATGGTGCCCCATAACAAAGCCACCGCAAAGATCTTGGTCTTCCGCGGGACGGCCCGGTATTTCAGGTAATCGTGGATATAGGTGCCGAAAACCCGGTGATTGACCAGCCAGTCATGCAGGCGCTGGGAACTGCGGATGAAGCAGAAGGCGCTTAAAAGCAGAAAAGGGGTGGTGGGCAGCAGGGGAAGGAATATCCCGATGACCCCCAGGCCCAGGGAAACAAGCCCGGCGGCGATCAGCAGATACTTTTTGGCCGGCGATCCGGCAGGGTTTGGCATATTCATATTAAATGACTATCTGACCTGATCGGGAAAAGTAGAAAGAATATAGTGGATATGGTAAAAACGCAGATTTTACCCGGCTATGTTCTTTTCTTTTTGTACCGCCAAAAAGAGAAGAACCAAAAGAAAAAGCTCGTCGCTTAAAACTCTCCGGGCGTTGCGCTTCTCGTTGCTGACGGGCTTGTCTGAACTCGGGCTTTGGCCCAGCCCTCAAACACGCCAGACAAGCTTTTTCCGCCATCAACTGCGGTGCTCACTGATCGTTTTAACGCGACCACCGGGATTGGCACCTTTTGTTCTCCATGTTTTCTGAGCAGATTGGATAAACATTATTCCATTCTTCACTATTCTTTGATTTGTGCCCGGAAATAAATCATGTTAATCCTGTCTTCTCCGGTTGATCTTTCCCGCTACCAGTTCCGCCGTGGCCTGGGAAACCCCGCGCTTGGAATCCACCAAACTGCGGGCCCTGACACCGGCAGCAAACCTCTTTTCTTCGTCACTCAAAAACCCGGCCAGGGCACCATTCAACCCCCCGGCGTCTTTCACCTGCACCGCCCCGCCGCAGGCCAAAAGCCCTTCGGCGCTTTCCCGGGCGTTGAACATGTGGGGCCCGAATATCACCGGAATCCCCAGGGCCGCTGGTTCCAGGGGATTATGCCCGCCCACCGGCACCAGGCTGCCGCCGACAAAAGCGATGTCCGAAGCAGCGTAGGCGTTGACCAGCTCGCCGATGGTGTCCAAAAGCAAGACCTCGAAATTGCTGGAGGTCCCGCCGTTCTTTTGTCCGCTCCGTTTGCAGTATTTTAAGTTTTGTGCGATCAGCAGTTTTTCCACTTCGGAGAACCGCCCCGGATGCCTCGGCGCTATGATCAATTTCCAGTTTCCAATTTCCCATTTCCCATTTTTCAGGCTTCCCTGCCATGATTCCAGTATCACAGCCTCCTCCCCCTCCCGGGTGCTTCCGGCCGCAAACACCAGATCCTCCGGGCCCAGGCCGAAGCCCTTCCTCAAATCCTGTTTCTCTGTGGCAGAGACCGGTCCCTTGATCCCGTCGTATTTCAGGTTGCCGGTGACGGTGACGATGTCCTGGCGCACCCCCAGGGCCAGGTAGCGGTCAGCGTCCTCCCGGCTTTGGCAGGCGATCAGCTGCAGAGTGTTCAGCAGCGGCCCGAACAGAAAGCGCAGGGCGTGATAGTATTTGAAGGACCGGGCCGAAAGCCGGGCGTTGACCAGGAACACCGGAATATCATGCTTTTGGCACTGCCGGATCAGGTTGGGCCAGATCTCGGTCTCGGTCAGGACCAGGGCGCAGGGGGTTATCCTGCTGACGGCCAGCTTTTGGGCGAACCAGAAATCCAGGGGAAGAAAGAACACCCCGGCCGCTTTGCCGGAAAATATTTCGCGGGCCCGTTTTTGCCCGGTGGCGGTCATGGTGGACAGGACGACGTTCTTTTCAGGCATCAGGATTTTGAGCTGTTCCAGGAACGGGGCGATCACCCCCATCTCCCCCACCGAGGC is a genomic window of bacterium containing:
- a CDS encoding histidine kinase, which produces MIIISDNIRTKDRLRWQLGERVKELTALHRTALILNRSGRSPAHTLRSLAQAIARAWQFSEVAAVKITWAGKSYASKGFKKTRWSQKADIKAAPGQAGSIEVCYLKARPPAYRGPFLKEEVLLLNSLTVMVKTYLQNVVYQEHQAKAKAVLEWQIRKRTRDLTKANTDLRRELALGRRRERQIKTYQEQLKSLAEKLSTAEERERREIATDLHDHIGQGLAMIKLKLQTLQGQNANSGLGREIEEIKELSQQAIKYIRGLIFELSPLVVYELGFGAALQWLADHYWQKYKMRVVIRTAGRSRALGEDLRILLFKSVQELLINSVKHGRATRAEVAVRWLPRRLEIRVRDHGTGFGRVTNGEFQPDLKSFGLFNLKERIVQYGGQLTVNSRPGQGALVTISIATKAGVKG
- a CDS encoding response regulator transcription factor, with product MNAKIIVADDHRMVREGLRSLIERQPGLSVVAEARDGAEAVSLTKKHRPDLVVMDISMPNLNGLEAIRLIRTEKNKTRIIVLSMHADRRYVAEAFKAGAEGYLLKDSAFGELTQAIKTVLQGKRFLSPSIAGLLIDGYLTREDQTQPSAYNLLSVREREVLQMMAEGQATKQIAKVLNLSIKTIETYRKQIMDKLNLHSIAQLTKYAIREGLTDL
- the gdhA gene encoding NADP-specific glutamate dehydrogenase translates to MSHITDVIAKVKGKNPGEPEFHQAVEEVMKTLEPTVAKHPEFVKWKIYERICEPDRVVMFRVPWVDDKGEVQINKGFRVQFNNAIGPYKGGLRFHPSVNLGIIKFLGFEQIFKNSLTTLAMGGGKGGSDFDPKGKSDMEVMKFTQSFMRELFRHIGQDTDVPAGDIGVGGREIGYMYGYYKKIRNEFTGVLTGRAREYGGSLIRPEATGYGSVYFGAEMLATRKKDYKGLRCLVSGKGNVTQYTIEKINQLGGKAISISDSAGTIIDEEGIDAEKLKYVMNLAEVKRGRAKEYADTYKSAKYYEGKSVWDVVKDGGLKFDCAFPSATQNEINEDHAKAMVKNGCFLVSEGANMPSNLAAIKIYQDNNVLYGPAKAANAGGVATSGLEMAQQSARWYWDRNEVDQKLQRIMKDIHQQCLDASETYATKGDYLAGANIAGFVKVAKAMVAQGVV
- a CDS encoding AbrB/MazE/SpoVT family DNA-binding domain-containing protein: MTTTVLTTKGQVVIPAAIRKQMGIAKGAHLSIEQKGGEIVLKPVDIAFFAGISESFNTKGRLTKALLKERARERKRESGK
- a CDS encoding type II toxin-antitoxin system VapC family toxin; protein product: MIKVLDSYALLAFLDREPGHEIVEALFLEAVESQTQVMMTAVNYGEVYYIVLRELGQSKAQELEQVVSKLPLKVVDADWALARQAARIKAHKKMAYADCFAAALAKQHRGEVVTGDPEFKEIEEDIKVRWLR
- a CDS encoding heme NO-binding domain-containing protein translates to MKIKGLIILSRKEFVKEHFGEEAWEKVFNELPVQYLQLMGDTILTTQWYPFEIGDHIDKAIVKILGKGDPLVFEQLGAKSAQKSLAKEHRSFLSAGDPQAFLKKSGTIYKFYYDTGRREYQATGPNSGVITTYDSETYSLPDCLTVIGWYKEALKMCGAKKVAMEEEECRASGGDCCRYKVEWKI
- a CDS encoding GNAT family N-acetyltransferase, translated to MGITEETVAAKLNSTYRGWLCRDGSGRALGFSIANKSDGEMWVIAVLPEFEGRGIGRKLMLLVQDWLFQYHDELWLTTEHDPANRAYGFYQSLGWREESVENGHSRFVLKKPTP
- a CDS encoding 3-deoxy-D-manno-octulosonic acid transferase, producing the protein MIFALGMGLYHLVTFMALLLGWPYLLLMLALGHQEKWRQRLGWLPQSAGRPVWIHGASVGEMGVIAPFLEQLKILMPEKNVVLSTMTATGQKRAREIFSGKAAGVFFLPLDFWFAQKLAVSRITPCALVLTETEIWPNLIRQCQKHDIPVFLVNARLSARSFKYYHALRFLFGPLLNTLQLIACQSREDADRYLALGVRQDIVTVTGNLKYDGIKGPVSATEKQDLRKGFGLGPEDLVFAAGSTREGEEAVILESWQGSLKNGKWEIGNWKLIIAPRHPGRFSEVEKLLIAQNLKYCKRSGQKNGGTSSNFEVLLLDTIGELVNAYAASDIAFVGGSLVPVGGHNPLEPAALGIPVIFGPHMFNARESAEGLLACGGAVQVKDAGGLNGALAGFLSDEEKRFAAGVRARSLVDSKRGVSQATAELVAGKINRRRQD